One window of the Pseudarthrobacter sp. ATCC 49987 genome contains the following:
- a CDS encoding YciI family protein, with amino-acid sequence MTTHVVHWSYTPDKSVMEASRAEHLAYVKQLVSDGKLLEAGPFEDETGALLIFRLESAAELIELLQRDPYTSGGVVTDTRIYDWRPVLGPLS; translated from the coding sequence ATGACAACGCATGTAGTCCACTGGTCCTATACCCCCGACAAGTCAGTGATGGAGGCTTCCCGCGCTGAGCATCTCGCATACGTCAAGCAGCTGGTCTCCGACGGCAAACTTCTGGAGGCCGGGCCTTTCGAAGACGAAACCGGCGCCCTGCTGATTTTCCGGCTCGAGTCGGCCGCTGAATTGATTGAGCTGCTGCAGCGGGACCCCTATACCAGCGGCGGGGTCGTCACCGACACCCGCATCTACGACTGGCGCCCAGTGCTCGGACCCCTTTCCTGA
- a CDS encoding LuxR C-terminal-related transcriptional regulator, with the protein MSETQMRATVAAHYSLTSFVGRRRELDEAKRRMTESRLVTLAGPGGVGKTRLAVELADRSRKAFRDGVWVAELASLEDESGLASTIASALAVPDQSNRSATDQLVNFLRPRQALLVVDNCEHLLDGAAKLVAELLDKAPGLRILATSREPLGISGEHICLIPPLSTPSTDGVYETQGLDHFEAVRLLIDRARSIVPDFSVTDENRDAVIQLCSRLDGIPLAIELAATRMRALSVTQIGARLDHRFELLTRGNRVALPRQQTLRALIDWSYELCTVAEQLLWARLSVFPGSFDLTAAEDVCGFGELEADQIVDLLDRLVAKSIILTERSGEQVRYRQLMTVREYGVQLLEKVGEHGVLKARHRDHYLSRAAGMVDRWCGPGQAVSLAAMRADHANLLSALEWSVNTPGEVHAAAELASLLRYHWIAGGFLSDGRRWLDRILDLQDGPGPEHGGALWVAAWVCLIQGDREAAAVYLTACHEMAEALGDRILEAHAAHGSALHQLFSGNPREAMELYRQSIGVQMKAGDTASALTGLFQLAMAQAYDGQLEAALDTCSHVLQLSSTHGERWTHAYSLWITGLCRWHLGEMVAAKKAATEALKIQREFKDSICTALSIELMSWIAASTLQFERAAELANAAGSVWAGLGTKVGAFGPHIRWDSEHSNETVVSELGRQRFMQLAAEQGDLGKDEAIALALGSNSRPVAAAKTSPLTRREQEIAEQVSKGLSNRAIAESLVISTRTVGGHVESILAKLGFTSRVQIVAWMANEQGTSGRPEPVASSQPGSRHLTGAAPNETGHGARTWRG; encoded by the coding sequence ATGAGTGAAACGCAAATGCGCGCCACCGTTGCCGCGCATTATTCGCTGACAAGTTTCGTGGGACGACGCAGGGAACTTGATGAGGCGAAAAGGCGGATGACAGAGTCCCGCCTCGTCACCCTTGCGGGTCCCGGAGGCGTGGGCAAAACCAGACTCGCCGTCGAGCTTGCCGACAGATCCCGCAAGGCTTTCCGCGACGGCGTCTGGGTGGCCGAGCTCGCTAGCCTGGAGGACGAATCCGGTTTGGCCTCGACCATTGCGTCTGCTCTGGCAGTTCCCGACCAGTCCAACCGTTCGGCGACGGATCAGCTGGTCAACTTTCTGCGGCCCCGGCAGGCGCTGCTGGTTGTCGACAACTGCGAGCATCTGCTGGACGGGGCAGCAAAACTCGTCGCGGAGCTGCTCGACAAGGCGCCGGGGCTGCGGATCCTTGCCACGAGCCGTGAGCCGTTGGGCATTTCCGGTGAACATATTTGCCTGATTCCGCCCCTGTCTACACCGTCGACCGACGGGGTTTACGAAACGCAGGGGCTAGACCATTTTGAGGCGGTCCGCCTGCTGATTGACCGTGCGCGGAGCATCGTCCCGGACTTCTCAGTAACTGATGAGAACCGTGATGCAGTGATTCAACTCTGCTCCAGGCTCGACGGCATTCCGCTGGCGATTGAGCTGGCGGCCACCCGGATGCGGGCGCTTTCCGTCACGCAGATCGGGGCACGGCTGGACCACCGTTTCGAGTTACTCACCCGTGGCAACCGGGTTGCGCTCCCAAGGCAGCAGACCTTGCGCGCGCTGATTGATTGGAGCTATGAACTGTGCACGGTCGCCGAGCAACTGCTGTGGGCCAGACTTTCGGTGTTCCCCGGTAGCTTCGACCTCACCGCTGCCGAGGATGTATGCGGTTTCGGCGAGCTGGAGGCAGACCAAATTGTCGATCTGTTGGACCGTCTGGTGGCCAAATCCATCATCCTGACGGAGCGGTCCGGCGAACAGGTCCGCTACCGGCAGTTGATGACGGTGCGCGAGTACGGGGTCCAGCTGCTGGAAAAAGTGGGGGAACACGGGGTGCTTAAGGCGCGTCACCGAGACCACTATCTCAGCCGGGCCGCCGGTATGGTGGACCGCTGGTGTGGCCCAGGGCAGGCGGTATCACTCGCCGCCATGCGGGCGGATCACGCCAACCTGCTCTCGGCGCTGGAATGGTCGGTGAACACGCCTGGGGAAGTCCACGCCGCAGCCGAACTGGCCTCGCTGCTGCGCTATCACTGGATTGCAGGGGGATTCCTTAGCGACGGTCGGCGCTGGCTGGATCGAATTTTGGACCTGCAGGACGGGCCCGGACCTGAACACGGGGGTGCGCTGTGGGTCGCGGCTTGGGTATGCCTTATTCAGGGCGATCGTGAGGCGGCAGCCGTCTATCTCACGGCGTGCCATGAGATGGCCGAGGCGCTTGGTGATCGCATTCTGGAAGCGCACGCAGCCCACGGGTCCGCACTCCACCAGCTTTTCTCGGGAAATCCGCGTGAGGCAATGGAGCTTTACCGCCAATCTATCGGCGTTCAAATGAAGGCCGGAGACACCGCTTCAGCGCTCACCGGGCTCTTCCAGTTGGCGATGGCACAAGCCTATGACGGTCAGCTCGAGGCCGCCTTGGACACGTGCAGCCACGTGCTGCAACTGAGCAGCACCCACGGCGAACGGTGGACTCATGCATATTCGCTGTGGATTACCGGACTGTGCCGGTGGCATCTGGGCGAGATGGTCGCGGCCAAGAAAGCGGCGACCGAAGCCTTGAAGATACAGCGGGAGTTCAAAGACAGTATTTGCACTGCCCTGAGCATCGAACTCATGTCCTGGATCGCAGCTTCCACACTTCAGTTTGAAAGGGCCGCGGAGTTAGCCAACGCCGCGGGCTCAGTCTGGGCTGGTCTGGGCACTAAAGTGGGAGCCTTCGGCCCGCACATCCGGTGGGACTCTGAGCACTCCAACGAAACTGTTGTGAGCGAGCTTGGCAGGCAGCGTTTTATGCAACTGGCCGCCGAACAAGGAGATTTAGGCAAGGATGAGGCCATAGCCTTGGCGCTAGGCTCAAATTCGCGCCCGGTTGCAGCGGCGAAAACGTCGCCGCTCACCAGACGCGAGCAAGAAATTGCCGAGCAGGTGTCCAAGGGGCTCAGTAACCGCGCCATCGCGGAGTCGCTGGTAATCTCCACCCGAACTGTCGGAGGTCATGTCGAGAGCATTCTCGCCAAGCTGGGGTTCACCTCGCGCGTCCAGATTGTGGCTTGGATGGCAAACGAGCAGGGGACTTCCGGCAGGCCTGAACCGGTCGCCAGCTCACAGCCCGGCAGCAGGCATCTGACGGGCGCCGCTCCGAATGAAACCGGCCATGGTGCGCGTACGTGGCGAGGATGA
- a CDS encoding cation-translocating P-type ATPase: protein MAAPVTTSASSPENPTLWHALSTVAVFAGLSSGPGGLSGAEAARRLADAGPNELSIAGATPWWRVLLRQFISPLIGILLVAAVVTLVQQHWVDAAAIFLILCINAALGFFQERKAEAAVLALQSLSTPSCRVLRDGTEQVVPGRDVVPGDVVLLESGERVPADLRLFEANALQVDESMLTGESFAASKHTAPLPEDVGDADKANVAFSGTFVGSGRGSGVVIATGAGTALGEINALVQGPAGKSPLQLLTHTLERRIGLIVLAAIVFIFIAGLVLGHDVSLMFRTAVGLAVAAIPESLPIVLTVALSLGVSRMARRNAIVRTLPAVETLGSTNVIGSDKTGTLTENRLTVERIWTTAGTLDIADGDDDSGATDPPLVRAVLRAGALTNEATLSAEDEDLAYSGDAVDAAMAKTAVVRAAISEAERTAEPLAHQPYEPHVRYSQTIQQDAGGRRTLYVKGSPEAVLAAAVDMAGPGRTLPLDEARIHAANEAMGRDGLRVIAAGSRILAENEELRSPLPPPSGLTFLGMEGMTDPPRAGVADAIADCRRAGIKVMMITRDHPVTATAIAGRLGLSTNKPALTGAEMADLDDHMLTARLEQTSVAARVSPVEKLRIVHALQAAGKIVAVTGDGVNDAPALKAAAIGVAMGRSGTDVARESSDVVLTDDNFVTIVHAVEEGRVTFSAVRKTTYFLLSTGAAALVAVTLSVFAETPLLFLPVQMLWMNVVTNGVQDIALTFEPAEGDELSRPPRPPSEGILSRTLWFRAGITGAWMALAVILSFIVALHNGYPETHARTLALTMFVMLSFFQVFSSRAENKSLFQLRLLANQPLLYTSLAALALHWAVMTWPVSADLLGLTPLRPWEWLLCIAVGSTVLIIVEAERAVRRWAHRNDVPAA, encoded by the coding sequence ATGGCAGCCCCTGTGACGACATCCGCCTCGAGTCCAGAGAATCCTACTCTTTGGCACGCTCTGAGTACCGTGGCCGTCTTCGCCGGGTTGTCGTCGGGTCCGGGGGGACTCAGCGGCGCGGAGGCTGCCCGGCGGCTGGCGGACGCCGGCCCGAATGAGCTGAGTATCGCCGGCGCGACTCCCTGGTGGCGGGTGCTACTGCGGCAGTTCATCAGCCCGCTGATCGGGATCCTTCTCGTGGCCGCCGTGGTGACCCTGGTCCAGCAGCACTGGGTGGACGCCGCCGCGATCTTCCTTATCCTGTGCATCAATGCCGCCCTGGGCTTCTTTCAGGAGCGCAAGGCGGAGGCGGCCGTGCTTGCCCTCCAATCGCTCTCCACCCCGTCGTGCCGGGTGCTGCGGGACGGCACCGAACAGGTGGTTCCGGGACGCGACGTCGTCCCGGGCGACGTGGTGCTGCTGGAGAGCGGTGAACGGGTGCCGGCGGATCTGCGGCTTTTCGAAGCCAACGCCCTGCAGGTGGACGAGTCGATGCTGACGGGCGAATCTTTCGCCGCGTCCAAACACACCGCTCCCCTGCCGGAAGACGTTGGCGATGCCGATAAGGCGAACGTGGCGTTCAGCGGAACATTTGTCGGCAGCGGCCGCGGCAGTGGTGTTGTGATTGCGACCGGCGCCGGCACTGCCCTGGGGGAAATCAATGCCCTCGTCCAGGGGCCGGCCGGGAAATCACCGCTGCAGCTGCTCACCCACACCCTGGAACGGCGCATCGGCCTGATCGTCCTCGCCGCCATCGTCTTCATCTTCATTGCCGGGCTGGTTCTCGGCCATGACGTCTCCCTCATGTTCCGCACCGCCGTGGGCCTGGCGGTGGCCGCCATTCCCGAATCGCTCCCGATCGTCCTGACGGTCGCGCTGAGCCTGGGGGTGTCCCGGATGGCCCGGCGGAACGCGATCGTCCGCACCCTGCCCGCGGTCGAGACGCTGGGGTCCACCAACGTCATTGGCTCGGACAAGACCGGGACGCTGACCGAGAACCGGCTTACCGTGGAGAGAATCTGGACCACCGCAGGGACGCTGGACATTGCCGACGGGGACGACGACAGCGGCGCAACGGACCCGCCGCTGGTCCGCGCGGTCCTGCGCGCCGGCGCGCTGACCAACGAGGCAACCCTCTCCGCCGAGGACGAGGACCTGGCGTACTCCGGCGACGCGGTCGACGCCGCGATGGCCAAGACCGCCGTCGTCCGGGCCGCCATCAGCGAAGCCGAACGCACGGCCGAACCACTGGCCCATCAACCCTATGAACCCCACGTGCGCTATTCGCAGACCATCCAACAGGACGCCGGCGGGCGCCGGACCCTGTACGTCAAGGGGTCCCCGGAAGCGGTGCTGGCTGCCGCCGTGGACATGGCGGGCCCCGGCAGGACCCTGCCCCTGGACGAGGCGCGGATCCACGCCGCCAACGAGGCGATGGGCCGGGACGGGCTGCGGGTCATTGCCGCCGGGTCCCGGATACTGGCCGAGAACGAGGAACTTCGCTCACCGCTGCCGCCGCCGTCGGGCCTGACGTTCCTGGGTATGGAAGGCATGACCGATCCTCCGCGGGCCGGAGTAGCCGACGCCATCGCGGACTGCAGGCGGGCCGGGATCAAGGTCATGATGATCACCCGAGACCATCCGGTGACCGCGACGGCCATCGCCGGCCGGCTCGGCCTCTCGACGAACAAACCCGCACTGACCGGCGCCGAAATGGCGGACCTCGATGACCATATGCTCACCGCCCGCCTCGAACAGACGTCCGTCGCGGCACGGGTCTCCCCGGTCGAGAAGCTCCGGATCGTGCACGCACTGCAGGCCGCGGGGAAAATCGTCGCCGTCACCGGTGACGGTGTCAACGACGCCCCGGCCCTCAAGGCGGCCGCGATCGGCGTGGCGATGGGTAGATCCGGGACGGATGTCGCCCGCGAATCCTCCGATGTTGTGCTGACCGATGACAATTTCGTCACCATCGTGCACGCCGTGGAAGAAGGCCGGGTCACGTTCTCCGCCGTCCGCAAGACCACCTACTTCCTGCTCTCCACCGGGGCGGCCGCCCTGGTGGCCGTGACCTTGAGCGTCTTCGCCGAGACGCCCTTGCTGTTCCTGCCCGTGCAGATGCTGTGGATGAACGTGGTGACCAACGGGGTCCAGGACATCGCCCTGACCTTCGAACCGGCGGAAGGCGATGAACTCAGCCGCCCGCCGCGCCCGCCCTCCGAGGGCATCCTCTCGCGTACGCTGTGGTTCCGGGCCGGAATCACCGGGGCCTGGATGGCCCTGGCCGTGATCCTGAGCTTCATCGTGGCCCTGCACAACGGCTACCCCGAAACCCACGCACGGACGCTGGCGCTGACGATGTTCGTCATGCTCAGTTTCTTCCAGGTCTTCAGCTCCCGGGCCGAGAACAAATCCCTCTTCCAGCTCCGACTGCTCGCCAACCAGCCGCTGCTCTACACCTCACTGGCTGCCTTGGCCCTGCACTGGGCCGTGATGACCTGGCCGGTCTCCGCAGACCTGCTGGGGCTCACGCCCCTGCGTCCGTGGGAGTGGCTTCTCTGCATCGCCGTCGGCTCAACGGTGCTGATCATCGTCGAGGCCGAAAGGGCCGTCCGGCGCTGGGCACACCGCAACGACGTCCCGGCGGCATGA
- a CDS encoding flavin-containing monooxygenase: MPNSKTNSTVDGSRQFEREEYDAIVIGAGFAGLYAVHKLRDQLGLSVRAFDVASDVGGTWFWNRYPGARCDIESFHYSYSFSEELQQEWKWSERFAGQPEILKYLNHVADRFDLRRNIQFNAHIVSAVFDETASRWDVTTDTGVQARAQFIISGAGNLSVAKDLEFPGRETFTGEVHSTGAWPHEGLDFTGKRVGVIGTGASGIQVIPEIAKQAAHLTVFQRTPNYATPIGNAPMDDEFEHEVKSNYREYRTRSRNHFLGVPYNDVQPSALAVSEEDRRRTYEERWKQGGFRLFTDSFGDLLVNKDANDTVAEFVRMKIHERVRDPKVADLLAPKDYPYGTKRPPLETDYYEAYNRDNVTLVDIKGSPITEITPTGIKTADGGAFELDVIVLAVGFDAMTGPLLNMGIVGRKGLKLTDKWEDGPLTYLGLTINGFPNLFLITGPQSPSVLYNMPLAIEDHVDFSTDAIRYMRERGMETIEPTAEAEQAWVEGSNAIAEATLLPGTDSWYMGANIPGKPRKCLVYLGGAPTYRGICDEVVAKDYDGFVLAGAESNTPLPVA, encoded by the coding sequence ATGCCGAATTCAAAGACAAACAGCACGGTTGACGGCAGCCGACAATTCGAGCGGGAAGAATACGACGCGATCGTCATTGGTGCCGGCTTTGCCGGCCTTTACGCAGTCCATAAGCTGCGGGACCAGTTGGGACTGTCCGTGCGTGCCTTCGACGTCGCGTCCGACGTCGGCGGCACCTGGTTCTGGAACCGTTACCCGGGCGCCCGGTGCGATATTGAGAGCTTTCACTACTCCTACTCGTTCTCCGAGGAGCTCCAGCAAGAATGGAAATGGAGCGAACGCTTCGCGGGGCAACCGGAAATCCTGAAGTACCTCAACCATGTGGCCGACCGCTTCGATCTGCGCCGGAACATCCAGTTCAACGCGCACATCGTCTCGGCCGTTTTCGATGAGACCGCCAGCAGATGGGACGTCACCACGGATACCGGCGTCCAGGCCAGGGCCCAGTTCATCATCTCCGGTGCCGGCAACCTTTCCGTCGCCAAGGACCTCGAGTTCCCCGGGCGCGAAACCTTCACCGGCGAGGTGCACTCCACCGGCGCATGGCCCCATGAGGGATTGGATTTCACCGGTAAGCGCGTCGGAGTCATCGGCACCGGTGCCAGCGGCATCCAGGTGATCCCCGAAATCGCCAAGCAGGCAGCGCACCTCACCGTGTTCCAGCGCACGCCCAACTACGCCACCCCAATTGGCAACGCGCCTATGGACGACGAGTTCGAGCACGAGGTCAAGAGCAATTACCGGGAATACCGAACCCGCTCCCGGAACCATTTCCTAGGAGTTCCCTACAACGACGTCCAGCCCTCTGCCCTGGCCGTTTCCGAGGAGGACCGCCGCCGCACATACGAGGAGCGTTGGAAGCAGGGCGGCTTCCGCCTGTTCACAGACAGCTTCGGCGACCTCCTGGTCAACAAGGACGCCAACGACACCGTCGCCGAGTTCGTCCGAATGAAGATCCACGAGCGGGTCCGCGATCCGAAGGTCGCAGACCTGCTGGCGCCGAAGGACTACCCCTACGGCACCAAACGACCTCCCCTGGAGACGGACTACTACGAGGCGTACAACCGGGACAACGTCACCCTCGTGGACATCAAGGGTTCCCCCATCACGGAGATCACCCCAACAGGGATCAAGACCGCTGACGGCGGAGCCTTCGAGCTGGACGTCATCGTGTTGGCTGTGGGCTTTGATGCCATGACCGGGCCCTTGCTGAACATGGGCATCGTGGGACGCAAGGGGCTGAAGCTCACCGACAAATGGGAAGACGGCCCGCTTACCTACCTCGGCCTGACCATCAACGGCTTTCCCAATCTATTCCTGATCACCGGGCCGCAGAGCCCTTCCGTGCTCTACAACATGCCCCTGGCCATCGAGGACCATGTGGATTTCTCCACGGACGCGATCAGGTACATGCGCGAGCGCGGCATGGAAACCATCGAACCGACGGCTGAGGCTGAACAGGCGTGGGTGGAAGGTTCGAACGCCATCGCCGAGGCCACCCTTTTGCCCGGCACCGATTCCTGGTACATGGGAGCAAATATCCCCGGGAAGCCACGCAAGTGCCTGGTCTACCTCGGCGGCGCACCCACGTACCGCGGAATTTGCGACGAGGTCGTCGCGAAGGATTACGACGGATTCGTGCTAGCTGGCGCCGAATCGAACACGCCGCTTCCCGTCGCCTAG
- a CDS encoding alpha/beta fold hydrolase: protein MNNFAAVEGSGSHKVLALHGWALDSSVWLATRALSNQRELTYAYYDFPGYGVNQNEPPASGMEGMVKAAMDAVGSLGWERFSVLGHSMGGAAALRLATLMPDQVLSVAALTPVSPAGTALNAETYDAFRRAWADPAAAIKGSLSPNIDPEDLRRLVDRNRATMNEEVWSAYLANWTGPDFMDELGSHEIPTTLLYGESDPFVTADYLAETVAKLRKGTIRQLPKAGHYPMIENPGASVAAWEAALTGTATSQAQTI from the coding sequence GTGAATAATTTTGCCGCGGTTGAGGGTTCAGGATCCCATAAAGTCCTCGCGCTACACGGCTGGGCCCTTGACAGCTCCGTCTGGCTCGCCACACGGGCCCTAAGCAACCAGAGAGAGCTAACGTATGCCTACTACGACTTCCCGGGCTACGGCGTAAACCAAAACGAACCGCCTGCCAGCGGGATGGAGGGAATGGTGAAGGCCGCCATGGACGCGGTCGGCAGTCTGGGCTGGGAAAGGTTCTCTGTCCTAGGCCATTCAATGGGCGGGGCGGCAGCGCTCCGCCTCGCGACGCTGATGCCGGATCAGGTGCTTTCCGTGGCAGCCCTTACACCCGTTTCGCCCGCGGGCACAGCACTGAACGCAGAAACATATGACGCTTTCCGCCGTGCCTGGGCCGATCCCGCTGCAGCCATCAAAGGCTCATTGTCGCCGAATATCGATCCGGAAGACCTGCGCCGTCTGGTGGACCGGAACCGCGCGACCATGAACGAAGAGGTCTGGTCGGCTTACCTCGCCAACTGGACCGGACCGGACTTCATGGATGAGCTGGGCTCCCACGAGATCCCAACAACGCTGCTCTACGGAGAGTCTGATCCATTCGTAACGGCGGATTACCTGGCGGAAACGGTGGCAAAGCTGCGCAAGGGTACGATCCGGCAGCTTCCCAAGGCAGGGCACTACCCCATGATCGAAAACCCCGGTGCCTCGGTGGCGGCGTGGGAGGCCGCCCTCACCGGGACCGCAACAAGCCAGGCCCAAACCATCTAG
- a CDS encoding ANTAR domain-containing response regulator has protein sequence MSEQTESNPTSKPARRVVVAEDETLIRLDIIEILRGEGYDVVGEADNGEKAVQLAEELKPDLVLMDVKMPVMDGISAAEKIVKARIAPVVLLTAFSQKELVERARDAGAMAYVVKPFTPADLIPALEIALSRHEEIKALESEVTDLQEQFATRKLVERAKSLLTTKMGLTEPEAFRWIQKTSMDRRLSMREVAETIINQVN, from the coding sequence GTGTCAGAACAGACGGAGTCAAACCCCACGTCCAAGCCGGCGCGCCGCGTGGTTGTCGCCGAGGACGAGACCCTTATCCGGCTCGACATCATTGAGATCCTGCGGGGCGAAGGCTATGACGTTGTCGGCGAAGCGGACAACGGCGAGAAGGCCGTGCAGCTCGCCGAGGAACTCAAGCCTGACCTGGTCCTGATGGACGTCAAGATGCCGGTCATGGACGGCATCTCCGCCGCCGAGAAGATCGTCAAGGCCCGGATCGCCCCCGTGGTCCTGCTCACCGCGTTCAGCCAGAAGGAACTCGTCGAGCGCGCCCGCGACGCCGGCGCCATGGCCTACGTGGTCAAGCCGTTCACGCCCGCAGACCTCATCCCCGCACTGGAGATCGCGCTCTCCCGGCACGAGGAAATCAAGGCCCTCGAAAGCGAAGTGACCGACCTGCAGGAGCAGTTCGCCACCCGCAAGCTCGTGGAGCGCGCCAAGAGCCTCCTGACCACCAAGATGGGCCTGACGGAGCCCGAGGCGTTCCGCTGGATCCAGAAGACGTCCATGGACCGCCGCCTGAGCATGCGTGAGGTTGCCGAGACCATCATCAACCAGGTCAACTAG
- a CDS encoding alpha/beta hydrolase, whose amino-acid sequence MTVDAAVQGIIDALDAQGLKSFEQMSIEEARGVVDSFVGLQKPRREVAKVIDTAYQGPAGPQDVRIYIPDEETEGPLPVVVYFHGGGFIGGGLSVAEEPNRAVANDAGVIVVAASYRLAPEHKFPAATDDTFAALKWAAEHIADYGGDPSRIAVMGDSAGGSLAAVAAQRARNEGGPKLRGQVLVYPVIDSTAELPSKSEFKEGYIITSAGLDWFWEQYLSSPADAENPLASPSKAASLAGLPPALVVSMEYEAARDEAEAYGKQLADAGVETVATRFDGLVHGTYWMSGAVPRSAEIHDAVVNFLRERLAVEQ is encoded by the coding sequence ATGACCGTAGACGCAGCAGTACAGGGAATCATCGACGCTCTGGACGCACAGGGCCTGAAGTCTTTCGAACAGATGAGCATCGAGGAAGCACGTGGGGTTGTGGATTCCTTCGTCGGCCTCCAGAAGCCGCGCCGTGAAGTGGCCAAGGTCATCGACACCGCATACCAGGGACCCGCCGGGCCGCAGGACGTTCGAATCTATATCCCGGACGAAGAAACAGAAGGGCCGTTGCCTGTCGTGGTTTACTTCCACGGCGGAGGCTTTATCGGGGGCGGGCTGTCGGTTGCCGAGGAACCCAACCGTGCAGTAGCGAACGACGCGGGGGTGATCGTAGTGGCTGCCAGTTACCGCTTGGCTCCGGAGCATAAGTTCCCGGCGGCAACCGACGACACTTTCGCCGCGCTGAAGTGGGCCGCAGAGCATATCGCCGACTACGGCGGAGACCCCTCCCGGATCGCCGTGATGGGTGACAGCGCCGGGGGCTCGCTGGCCGCCGTCGCGGCCCAGCGGGCCCGAAATGAGGGCGGCCCGAAGCTGCGGGGCCAGGTTCTGGTTTACCCCGTGATCGACTCAACGGCTGAGCTGCCGTCGAAGTCAGAATTCAAGGAGGGCTACATCATTACCTCCGCGGGGCTGGACTGGTTCTGGGAACAGTATCTCTCGTCGCCCGCGGACGCGGAGAATCCCTTGGCCTCGCCATCCAAAGCCGCTTCCCTGGCGGGGTTGCCGCCGGCACTGGTCGTCAGTATGGAGTACGAAGCCGCCCGTGACGAGGCTGAGGCCTACGGAAAGCAGCTGGCCGACGCCGGCGTCGAGACCGTGGCAACACGGTTCGACGGCTTGGTCCACGGCACGTACTGGATGTCTGGCGCCGTTCCCCGCAGTGCGGAGATCCACGACGCCGTCGTGAACTTCCTCCGTGAGCGGCTGGCAGTAGAGCAGTAA
- the pyk gene encoding pyruvate kinase, translated as MRRAKIVATFGPAIASFENTLAVLEAGVDVARMNMSHGDYAVHDATYENVRKAAGQLGKAVAIMADLQGPKIRLGRFVDGPHLLAVGDTFTITTEDVPGTKDICSTTLKSLTEDVNPGDALLIDDGKVALRAIDVDDVKVVAQVIVGGYVSNNKGINLPGVAVNVPALSEKDEDDLRWAMRRGVDMVALSFVRDASDIKRVHEIMDEEGRRVPVIAKIEKPQAVEQLPEIIDAFDAIMVARGDLGVELPLEEVPIVQKRAVELARRWAKPVIVATQVLESMIDNPRPTRAEASDCANAVLDGADAVMLSGETSVGKFPIETVKTMARIIESTEVHGLERVPPLGTKPKTRGGAITRAAVEIADQLDAKYICTFTQSGDSARRLSRLRPIRPVFAFTPVEHVWNQLALTWGIQPVLVPMVGHTDEMTAQVDRSLLNMDLVEDGDMVVIAAGSPPGKAGSTNMLKVHKVGDLADAGSHGGTEVTKDKVGPWPERKKRNSKI; from the coding sequence ATGAGACGCGCTAAAATAGTGGCCACGTTCGGACCGGCAATCGCGAGCTTTGAGAACACTCTCGCCGTGCTGGAGGCCGGGGTTGACGTTGCCCGCATGAACATGAGCCACGGCGACTACGCCGTACACGACGCCACGTATGAGAACGTCCGCAAGGCCGCCGGCCAGCTCGGCAAGGCCGTGGCCATCATGGCCGACCTGCAGGGGCCGAAAATCCGCCTCGGCCGGTTCGTCGACGGACCGCACCTGCTGGCCGTCGGCGACACGTTCACCATCACCACCGAGGACGTCCCGGGCACCAAGGACATCTGCTCCACGACGCTCAAGAGCCTCACCGAGGACGTCAATCCCGGCGACGCGCTCCTGATCGACGACGGCAAGGTGGCCCTCCGGGCCATCGACGTCGACGACGTCAAGGTGGTCGCCCAGGTGATCGTTGGCGGCTACGTGTCGAACAACAAGGGCATCAACCTGCCCGGCGTTGCCGTCAACGTCCCCGCACTGAGTGAAAAGGACGAGGACGATCTGCGCTGGGCGATGCGCCGCGGTGTGGACATGGTGGCCCTGTCCTTCGTCCGCGACGCCTCGGACATCAAGCGCGTCCACGAGATCATGGACGAAGAAGGCCGCCGCGTCCCGGTGATCGCCAAGATCGAGAAGCCGCAGGCTGTTGAGCAGCTCCCCGAAATCATCGACGCCTTCGACGCCATCATGGTGGCCCGTGGCGACCTCGGCGTGGAACTTCCCCTCGAGGAAGTGCCGATCGTGCAGAAGCGCGCCGTCGAACTCGCGCGCCGCTGGGCCAAGCCGGTCATCGTGGCAACCCAGGTGCTCGAATCCATGATCGACAACCCGCGGCCGACCCGCGCCGAGGCCTCCGACTGCGCCAACGCCGTCCTCGACGGCGCCGATGCAGTCATGCTCTCGGGCGAGACCAGCGTGGGCAAGTTCCCGATCGAGACCGTCAAGACCATGGCTCGGATCATCGAATCCACCGAGGTCCACGGCCTGGAGCGCGTCCCCCCGCTGGGCACCAAGCCGAAGACCCGCGGCGGCGCCATCACCCGTGCCGCCGTCGAAATCGCCGACCAGCTGGATGCGAAGTACATCTGTACCTTCACCCAGTCCGGTGACTCAGCGCGGCGTTTGTCGCGGCTGCGTCCGATCCGACCCGTGTTCGCCTTCACCCCGGTGGAGCACGTCTGGAACCAGCTTGCGCTGACCTGGGGCATCCAGCCGGTCCTGGTCCCGATGGTGGGCCACACCGACGAGATGACCGCACAGGTTGACCGCAGCCTGTTGAACATGGACCTCGTCGAGGACGGGGACATGGTGGTCATCGCCGCCGGTTCGCCTCCCGGAAAGGCCGGTTCCACGAACATGCTGAAGGTCCACAAGGTGGGCGACCTCGCCGACGCGGGCAGCCATGGCGGGACCGAAGTCACCAAGGACAAGGTCGGCCCCTGGCCGGAACGGAAGAAGCGGAACAGCAAGATCTAG